The Hippocampus zosterae strain Florida chromosome 11, ASM2543408v3, whole genome shotgun sequence genome includes the window AAGTGATGGACCCTCCAAGCTTCATAAGTGGCTAACTTGCTAATGGGCTTCTCTTTATCCGAGAACTATATTTGTAAGGCTGACGTGGTGTGAATGAAGGAGAACAGAGATAGTGATCCAAGGTTGTAAGATAATAGCTGCCACTGtcgcttgtttaaaaaaaaaaaaaaagaaaaaaacggaatCAAAAGAAATCCTTTCCAACTGGAGTGCTGAGATGAAAAGGTAAAATAACGCAAGACtgatcattttaatttatttcgaGATGAATTCTAAAATGTTTAAACCATCACTCTCTGAAAACCTTGTACAACTCATCTCAACATTTATAACTCTCATAtaacagcaaaaataataattgaagtcATGTTTTAGCTGAAAATGATGTCAGACTTGCAGTTCCATTCTGGGTCTTTATGTTTGATACTCACTTATTTGGAAATTCCTGAATGACTTGATGAATAGTGACCTTCAGTGTGAGATTGTCAAAGCGGCCATGGCTGCGGTCCTTATAGATGCGAAACTCTGCAGCAGTGACCGCCTCTCCATCCAGGATCTGAGTCAGATCAAAACGGAACTCCTTGTAGTGTCTTCGTTGGTGAGAGAAATCTTTATCTTTCTCCACTAGGAAGTAAAATAGTACAGTGTGAATTGCATTTCTCGAACTGCCAAATACGACTTCACACCTCCTGAACATATTGTCTGAAGTGTGTCATTTTTCACATCTTCTTTTACATTCCCGATCCAATCCAAACATTTTGACTCCCAAcaaaagtactttccacttcattAAATCAGTCAAATGAATACAGGTAGTGGTTCCCAGACAGGCCCTCCACTGTGTGCCTAACTGCATTCTGTGGCCATGATGAATGAGCTGTCAGTGAAGAAAAACAGGCTGATTtcaattaaagacacttttctgTGCTCCTCATGACAGAGAAGAGAGCAAACGGGATTCCTCAACGTCAGGTGAGGCTCTGCTTGACCTCATTGCTGACCTTGAGTTGACCTTCTTTGGTAAAACCTGAATACAGTAATTCTGTAAATAGTGGCCTCTGATGATAGACATATCTCAATTgatgacaaacacagacacctgAACGAATAGTATCTGTAATAAAATCTCAATATATCAATGATTCAAATTCATTTGCtaacaaaaacagcagcacccaCTGGATGCTGGATTTCATCCAGTAGGTGCAATGAATTTGTGCCGCACCGTCTGACTCTTGCCATTTCTGTGCTTTTTCTGCatgacagtatttttattttgctttaaagCTCACTTCAGACATCATTTATTTGGTATCATCCAACCATACTTTAATGCTTGCTCTCATAAGGGTCGTGGATGAGCCTATCCTAGGTGACATTGAgcgagaggtggggtacaccgtGGAAGGGTTTTCAGATCAGCTACACAGTTATCATACATATTTATTTCACATGAATATAAATTTTGGCATGCAAAGGCCTCTTCCACTGCTTGTAAGGAATAGTGAATATGAAGAGGTGATCCATATTGAATTGTACATGATCATCCTACATTTTCTGTATCacaatatatgtaaatataactAAACACCAACATAAATACTtgtgaaataaattgaaaatgGTTGAGCGCAATAAATGCCCAATAAGGTTCTCTGatccaagaaaaaaagtcagccaaAATGTGACATGCCTGAAAGGTTGTGGACTGGGACGTGCGACGTGACAACCCGCAGTCTTGCTTTCGCAGTTGGATTGGCTGGCATATGCAGTGaactttaatatatttttaccgAGAGCATTCAGTGCactttaatattttttatcGTAAGGGGACGCCTGTGGCTACTTAGCACAAACAGGTCAGAGGTCAGGTCTGACGCTTTTCCCTGCTGAGTGTGTTCCATTAAAGGAGCCACAGGCAGTAATTTGAAGCAGAGGAGACACCGACCATTAAACATTCCGCTTTCAAGTGGAGAAGAGTTCAGTGATTCGGATTAAGGTGGGCTCTGAGTCCAGTCGTGGTCAATGCGATGCTTTAAAGATTCATCAATATCTGTCTCAACTTTTCTGTAAACTAGCAGATTTACGATAAGCCCTGTCAAGTTGCTATATTTGAGTGTACTGTAATAAAAACAGAGGCCCATTGAACACTTCACTGACAGTCACTAGAACGAGAGCAGAGCTTTTAAGGCTGACAATGTACATGCCCCGGTGGAGCGTTAAGTGGAAGCAGATGGGCTCGGGCCAAAGTGAGTTACTGccaacaaactccacacaaattCACTactactgaaaaataaaacattgaaccTGTCAGCAAGATGCAAAACCTTGCAGAGATAATCTTGTGGTACAATCACCGTCCAGTTAATTTGGGGACACGAAGCGCAGCTCGACAGTTATGAAGTCAAGGTATGCGTCAATATCAGGCTTGCTGCCTTCTCAAGTTTAAATGGCAGGAAATAATTAAGACCAATTTTCTCAAGGTCAGACAGTCATCTGATAAGTCGCACTGAACTTCAGGCTCAAAGGTCACAGCTACTGAACAAACACACCAATTATAGAGATCAGCAGTCTTTTGCACCAAAGCAGTCCAAATGCACGCAATGTGAAACGGCATTTGAACGCTAAGACCAAATGACTCGAGGCTCACATCCCACAATCACCGAGTAAATTATATGCTCATTCTACACACcatattcaaattttaaaaaaacaacaaaaaacctacGGTAAATACGCACATATTTTAACCAAACAGTCAAACATTCCTTTGGATGCCAGCCCAATCCTGTACATTATAGAACTGCATgcctaattttatttttttattgactgtTTTCTAATGGGTGGTATTTTAATTTGAGGAGTTGTTGCATTTAGATAAAGTCTGTGACTTACCTATATTGACAAAACTCATCACCATATCGGCGTCATTGAGAAAGTGGTTGTCATGCGCTATGCTGAGCGCCGGGCTTTGACCCAGCAGAGGGGCCGCTCGGTAGGACTGGGCCACACGGGAGTAGCCCACATGCTGGGGGCTATAGTAACCCTTCCTGGAGTGCCCTTGGGTCTTGGCAATGTGGCTCTTCCCCGCACCTTGCGGCACCCCCTCTTCCTCCACGGCCATGGCGTTGTAAAGGTCGAGCATGAAGAGTGGAGCGGAGGACGCCTGTTTCCCGGGAGAGAAGGGCCTCGGACGATGAGGTAAGCCCAGGATGGAGAGGATCTCCCTCTGGATCTCCCGTCGTTCGTGATTGCGCAACTTCCTGTAGATAAAACTGGAGTGCACATGGTTGTCACTGAAGGCGCAATGAGCACAGGACAGAAAAGTTAAGCAACTCCAAGTAAGTCCAAGCACGGCACGGCTCCGAGGGGACATGTTGCTCATGACAGGCTCACAAGTTCAACCACATTGCACTGTGTGGAAGACCTTGAGCAGAGATATCCAGAGTGGAATCATGGACGCATGGATGAAGCAGCGCAGCGTCCAGGCTGGTAACGGAGGAGAACTGAGAGGAGACAAATGAGGTATTAGCTTGCAGCCAAAGCAGCACTCCTCCGTTTCCTTCTCCTGCTCAACTTTGTACTCATCCACGGTCCATCCAAAGCCTCACTGTCTATTTATGGACTTGTGACAACGTCCCTCAACTCACGCCtctttgatgaaaaaaacaaaacaaaacaaaaaagcaagacaaaaaaatatatagctaCTCCCAGAAAGGTAGGCAGGAGTGTACTGGGGATGAAATTGTAGTGGAAGAGTCAACTTTTGCCCCTGCACTCACTTTTCTCCccacagagagggagagagagagagagcgagagagtgagagagagagagagtggcggGGTGCATGTTACCCTCTGAGAACATCCCACACTCCACTTTTTGTTTGTGCATCCACCTCTAGAGGCCgcaataaaaatgtcacaaccCCACTCCCACGGTGAATGTGTAAACGGAGACACTTGAAATTCGAGATCCCATCCTAACGAGTGAAAGAATAGTGGCCGAGCCTTTTAATCACCTCGACTTATTGAAGTCACTATGACTGCAGCATTCACACACAATGCGCTGGAAGCAGGTTTTATACTGAATGGCATGATGAATGGCCCACTGAGGAGatgtaatgaaaacattcttacacttcaacaacaacaattactaTAAGTGTGGTTCGCGGATCTGAACCCTACTACAGTGAAACACAGCGCCAGGATAAAGTATTATACATAAAAACCTTGTGTGCACAGGACTAAATGATAACCAGCTGTATCTCTATGTAGAATTGCACAtcaaatcaagcaaaaaaacaactctgCAATCGGGAAATACCTTTAGAGAAGCTGCCTTTGAATTTAATCaggatttaaataaaaaacaaacaaacttgtcTTAAGATGTTCTCCAAAGTGAAACAAATGATCTTAGGTTCCATTAAAATGACCAACAGCACCACCTAgtgtaaaatacagtacacgCACGTCTTTTCTGTCCCTCTATGGTCAAGTCAAGAATCTCTTCAGAAGACTTAACATTTGCCAAGGATAAGACAGAGACTGAGGCCAAAAATTGACACCCCGTAAAATTGGGATGTGATGTTATTTTAGGTTGCTCAAAGGTCCTTCACTTTACATTTGGAAAGTGTTAGGGCCATTTAAAAGGATTAATGGCTGTCTCAGCACCTGCCGTTGAGTTCCATTTTTCGATCattttaatatgggcaaatatTCGCACAACAGCGGTATTCGTTTCTTGAAATAAAGATAacataacctgaaaaaaaaccgtttaatttgaatatgtttgaacacaaggtacaaaataaaaaataataataaaaaaagaaatcttggcAATGCTACAAATCAACAATTATGACTcatcataaataataaaaatagttgCTACAGCAATGAAGGGCCCGATAAGTAATTGAAAACATAATGCTAGCCAATATTACAATCCTTGTGTAATACCATGGTGATTGGATAGAAAGTGAATTCATGATTAACGCTTTGAAATTAATACCACTGAATAATTAGCTAAAGGCAGCCAAttaaatgtttgctttttttgttgttgttttaactgaaaaaaaaca containing:
- the bmp5 gene encoding bone morphogenetic protein 5 yields the protein MSNMSPRSRAVLGLTWSCLTFLSCAHCAFSDNHVHSSFIYRKLRNHERREIQREILSILGLPHRPRPFSPGKQASSAPLFMLDLYNAMAVEEEGVPQGAGKSHIAKTQGHSRKGYYSPQHVGYSRVAQSYRAAPLLGQSPALSIAHDNHFLNDADMVMSFVNIVEKDKDFSHQRRHYKEFRFDLTQILDGEAVTAAEFRIYKDRSHGRFDNLTLKVTIHQVIQEFPNKDAETFLLDSKRVQASDGGWLVFDITATSNHWVMNPQQNLGLQLCVETLDGRSINMKSAGIVGRNGPQSQQPFLVAFFKASGVLLRSVRAAGGKKKNHNRNKSTHQQESSRAPKTGDYNTSEQKQACKKHELYVSFRDLGWQDWIIAPEGYAAFYCDGECSFPLNAHMNATNHAIVQTLVHLMFPDNVPKPCCAPTKLNAISVLYFDDSSNVILKKYRNMVVRSCGCH